The Cytobacillus sp. IB215665 DNA window AAAGGTTTTTATGCACCGTTAAGGTAGACATATAATAAATTGACTTAATATTAAAATTTTTCATTACACCGAATAGGTAGACATAAGAGATTTCTTCTGTTTTAGGATATCAAACTTTGTAATTTAACGTGGATTATTACTATTATTTGTACTATATTGTAATTATACCTACGTGTTAAGGAGGCAGAGAATGGTGGATGCAGAAGCAATACAAGAGGAGCAACTTACATTTGATGCTGATTTGGTAGAAGCGGATATTAAACCATATTATTGGGTCAATCAATCTAATGCTTTAATTAATATGAGGCAGAATCTATCAATTAATGAGAGAAGACTATTGTACGCTTTAGTTTCATTGGTTCAGCCTGAACATAAAGACTTTAAAACATATACTTTACAGACAAAGGAATTGGCGCATTTATTTGGCATATCTGAAACAGGATTCTACGAAAGAATTAGAGAAGTTGTTCAAGGCTTAAATAATAAGCCGCTATCAATTCAACGAACAGAAAACAATAAACTAGTAATAGATGATATATATTGGGTACAAAGAGCATCATATAAAGAGGGGCAAATAAAAATTAAATTGTCTGAGGATTTGGCTCAATTTCTATTAAATTTAAAATCATATACTAAATATCAACTGTATAACGTATTACAGTTAAGGTCGGAATACTCCTGGAGGATATATGAGCTTTTAAAGGAGAGAGAGCCTTGGCATCAACGAATAATTAAAGTAAAAGAGTTGAGAAACTTATTAGGTATACCCGATGATAAATTAAAGCTCATGAAAAACTTCCGTTCAGTAGTTCTTGAGAAAGCGAAAAAGGAAATTAGTGAGAAAACAGATATTCGATTTGAATATGAAGTACATAAAAAGATTGGTAGAACCATCGATTCATTTATTTTCTACATATATAAAAATACGAATAATATTGAAACGAATTTATCTGAAGAAGCCATTGACTACGATATACAGCTTATGTTGAGTCGTTTAGTATCTAATGGTGTAAGAAGAGAAAAAGCAGTAGAAATTATAAAGAAATACCATCCAAAATACATAGAGGACAACCTTCGTTATGTCATGAGAATGGATAACAAGGCTTTAGGCAATGTAGCAGGCTATATAGTGAAAGCTATTGAGAACAATTATGCTGATGTTTCATACGAAGTAGAAAGTAATGATAATCCGTTGTATAAATTGGCAATTGGAAACGTAGCTAGTCGAATAAAAGAGTTAACCAGTAAAGACATTAAAGAACTGGAAGAACTGTATGATCATTTTATTATGATGATTCAGAAAGTAAATCCAGAAACAAAAGCAGATATTGATGAACTGGTTAGAGAAAGAGAGAGAGTCTTATTCAACAAATTTGATAGTATTAATCAATATAGAATAGACAATCGATTACCTCCAATTTCTGAATCAGATTTAGAAAAAACGAAGGTAATACAATTATATAAAAAATGGTATGAAAACCATATAGATGAAATGCCTTTCTAGAATTATTTAGTACTCAAAATATATATATAAAGAATGTATGAGAGATAGATTCATCAATGATTGTGACCATATTAAAGGCGAGAAGGTCTATTTCTCGTCTTTTTTTCATTCCCAAGGAGTGTAGTGAATTGATAATTTTAACAATATTACTTTGGGGAGTGTAGGAGTGATCTTAGTATGTAGAAAAAAGTTAATATGTGGCCCCCATACCTAGACATACTACGGTTCTCACACTCTAATGAATAAATCATCTAAAATCTATCCTTTGTTCGATTATTTCGCTTACACCCGAACAGTAATATAGTAATTTCATATTTTAGGTTATCAATAGTGGTTCTATGTTATAATATGGAATAAATTGTGAAGAAAGTACTTAAACTAATAGGCCTTTTTGTGGAAGAACATTTATTGTTTATGGAACAAGAGAGGGTATGAGAGAGGAGATTATCTAAGGTGAAAATACGAAATAATATTAACCCTAGATTTAGAGATAAGATTAGAAAATGTATAAACCTTTTAGATGTTACATACAAGACACTTGACTATACAATTGATTTTTATGCAACAAGGGAGCGTCTGGAGAAAGAGCGTAAAAACAAACCAGATTTTGAGGATAGAGCCTATAACCAGATTCTTAACGGGGAAATCGAAACTTCAGCGATAACAATTGGAGAAAAAAATCAAATAAAAATTTTCCTATTTATGTATGATAACCCAGAAATAAATTTTGACCAATGTATAAAGGTGATAGCAAAGGTTTACCATGAAATACGTCATGCTTGGCAATATACTAATGATCTTTATAAAGACGAATTAGAAATACTAAACGTTGACACACAATGGGAAGAGTATGTAAGGTTACCCTCCGAGAAAGATGCTTATAAGTTTGAAGAGCGACAAATGAACAAAAATATGTTGAAAATATGTGAGATATTTGAGTCTGAGAAAGGGTTTGACTATACTCTTACCAAGCCTATAAGAGATATAATTTATTCAGAATAAACGGTTTAATAAGAACTATTTCTTGCTCTACTACAACGTACAAAAATAGAGGTTGAAGAACCTGTTATATTCCCCTTCTTCATTCCCACATGCTAGATAAAAACACTATTCAAAAATAAAGGAAGCTAGGAATGCTGTTTTTGGTAACCTATAACTGATGACCTTCAATAAAATGACGCAATTTTGGAAGGGTCGAGAAGTTATTGATCTTTAAAAACACCCCATTTTGATAAATCTTTTTAAGTGGGGTGTTATCCTGTGCATCAAAGTATGGAGTTTTACTTGTTTTTAATAGGTTATATATATCATAGATGGATTTTTCTCAACCAAAGTTTATATAGGTCAACTTATTGTAATTTGGAGAATATAAATACTCATTCTTCGTCCATTTTGTTTACATCATCTCTTGTTTCATCCATATCAATAACCGTATACAATGTAGTTGTTTCCACGGAAGTATGACCTAGTTGCGACATGACTCTAACAAGATTATTAGTTGAATCATATAAATTCTTAGCATACGTATGCCTCAATTTATGAGGACTCATTTTCTTACCAGAAGTAAAGGCCTCTGTATACTTATAAACGATATCCTGTATAGTACGTTCTGACATTGGTTTATAAGAGCCAGCATATAAACTAACGAAGAGAGGACCTTCGTCTTTAGGTGCCTTATAACGTTCACTCCTGATATTCATATACTCTTTTACATCATCTAGGGCAGAAGGTGTTACAACAATTGTATCTTCTTTTCCACCTTTACGGATGACTGAAAGCTGCTGTTTACGAAAGTCGAAGGAGTCATACCGAATATTAGCTAGCTCACTCACCCTAATACCTGACCCAAGGAATAAGCTCATAATTGCCAGGTCTCGCTCGCGATCACGTAAGAAATAGCTTTCTTTACGTGTGCCAGCTACAAGATTAAGATACTCATTAGCGATAAAAGAGAGGAGGGCGCGGTCATCTCTCTTAGAGAGTATCTCAGAACCTATTTTTTTTGCACGAGCTGATTGTGTTTCTTTTTTACTGTGTGTTTCGATTTTAGCCATCACATTTCTATAGAAATAGCATTCTCCATTATCGTCTTCACTTTGTGTAGTTAAGTATTTGAAAAGTGATTTTAATGCCACAATCTTACGGTCTATACTTTTTTGGTCAGGAAACCTGGTAACACCTTTTTTTACTTCATATTCAGTGTTTTTCACATGTTTAAAAAACGCCTCAGCTTCTTTTCTACGCAGGTTTGCAAGAACTTCAATAGGGATGTCCTTTGTTGAAGTACTTTCAGCGATTCCAGCCCTAATAAGCCATTGAAAAAAGAGCTTATAATCATGTACATAGTTTAGTAGGGTAGAAGGGCTCTTGTGATCCATTTCTTCACAGTATTCTTGTACATACCAAGGCAATTCATTCACATGTTTTTGATATCGTTCTTTATGGAGTTGTTGTTGTCTTGTTAATTGTCTACCCATAGAGGTGATTCACACTCCTTTGTCGAATATTGTCGTATTTCGCGTATAATACAATTTTTACGCAGTTTAGTTTACATAATATTTTTATGGTTATTTAAAAAAATCGCTTAATAATTTTCATTAGAAGAGAGGTCTTTGATAATACATTTTGTAAAGGTAGTAAAGTTGATAAGGTGTTTTTCAATAATTTCATGCAGGTAGTCTAATTCTATTGATTGGTAATTATGGACAATAGTATTTCTAAAATCAACCATTACTCTCATTCTAGAGGACATATCTTCACTAATGATGTTATTTTCTTGTAAAAATTGAAATGCATCATGGCTATTCTGAGGAAGACCTAAACGTCTTTCTGTCACTATATGCATTCCTATATAAATACTTGCTTCACATGCTCTTTGTATATTTAGAAGTATTGATTCTTGTTTAGTCTCGTCATTCAATGTATTATAGTTATTTTCATATACTTCAAAAACACGATTAATGCTATGTTTAATCAAATTAGTCTTTTGTAATATCAGGTCATTTTTCATAAAAAAAGGGACGCACCTTCTTTAATTTTATATACATAAATCTTCATCTTACTGTATCTAAATATCTATTTATGCTTTCCTCAACACTCATTGCTATTAAATTTACAAATGGCTCGGTATTATTATTGACGCTAGCTATCTCTAATGTATTATAATATTCTAATCTAATAGTTGAATCAGCTTTTATTATTGCAGGAGGATAACCAAATTTCATAAGGATTAAGTTCATCAGTAGGCGAGATGTTCTTCCATTCCCATCAGAGAATGAGTGAATAAAAACAAATTTAAAATGAAATAATGCAGCTAATTCTACTGGATGGAGTACATTCTTATTTAAATTGTACCAATCAATCAGCTTTTTCATTTCATTTTCTACTTGTAAAAAGTGTGGTGGAGTGTGCTCACTACCAGAAATTCGAACGTTAATTTGTCTATATTTTCCTGCGTTTGTATTATCGATATTTTTCAGAATTAAGTAGTGAATATCCTTAATTGTAGCTTCGGAAATTGGTTCATCTTTTTCCGAATGTTCTTCAATAAAATCTATTGCCTCAGAGTGATTTATTGCTTCAAAGTGTTCACGTAACTGCTTTCCGCCAATCGTTAAACCTTCTTCGATCACCATTTTAGTTTCAATTAAAGATAGAGTATTACCTTCAATAGCATTGGAATGATATGTCATTTCAACACGGTAGACATTTCTTAAATTATCGATAGCATCATGAGGTAATGGTCGATATGAATCAAGCTCCATTTTTAATTGAGATAAATTATCAAAATTCAATATAAACACCTTCTTGGGATATTTTGTTTTGGGTGCTACAAAATGTATATTATAGATTATAACAGACACACAATTTTTTTTAAATAAAATATTATTCGTATAATTAGAATTATACGCGAATTTAATATTGGATATCGAAATCGTTTGCCTACCTTTGTATTTTGATAACTCAGTAGTTACCTAGTATTATTTTTAATTATTAGTATAATCTTAGAAAACTTGAATTGGACCAAGGATTTTATAATTATAAAACGTTAGTCACTGGATGCTAAACTTTTTATTTGAATGTTTTTGAGGGTATTATCAAACATGTCTATTTTCTAATAGATAAATCAAAAACTCCAGACTCCGAAGCTTGAATCGTAATTTTAGCATTGATTTGGCCTTTTCATCTTCTATTTCTTGAATTAAGGAAGTTATAAAAATTATATGTAGTCACTAATAGTAATTCTGTAAATAAGCAATGCCTCTATTTCCTGATTATTTCCTAGTACCAATTACGTTTTGTCTAGGAATAATGTAGATTTGAAATAAAGTCACGATGTTCACAAAAAAGCTGCGGCGTTATTCCTGTTTTGATATTGTTATCTAAAGGGTGAAAAGAAAGAATATCTGTTGATTGACATAAGGCTGTTCCATTATAGGGCCATAATGTGGGACAACAAGTGTTTTAATTATTCGGATATGAAGGGTACATTTTGATATGAAGTATTGAACTATAAGTTAACAGGTATGCAAACAGATATCAAGACTGAGATTTGGTATCGAAAAAAAGCCTTTCTTTTTCAGAATAGGCCCTTCATCTGAATACTAAGTCGTAAAATAATAACCTTTCAAATATTTATAATTGTCTAATATCTTTTGGTTATCTTCAATGTATAAATTCCTATTCCTTTGACTTTAGAGGTTAGAGAAGTGTTTACTATGTTGGTACTTTTACATTTACATGGGTTTTGACAACACTTTGGAATCAACGGAGGTGGAGGTGGGACTGTAATTTTCGTAACAAA harbors:
- a CDS encoding replication initiation protein, producing MVDAEAIQEEQLTFDADLVEADIKPYYWVNQSNALINMRQNLSINERRLLYALVSLVQPEHKDFKTYTLQTKELAHLFGISETGFYERIREVVQGLNNKPLSIQRTENNKLVIDDIYWVQRASYKEGQIKIKLSEDLAQFLLNLKSYTKYQLYNVLQLRSEYSWRIYELLKEREPWHQRIIKVKELRNLLGIPDDKLKLMKNFRSVVLEKAKKEISEKTDIRFEYEVHKKIGRTIDSFIFYIYKNTNNIETNLSEEAIDYDIQLMLSRLVSNGVRREKAVEIIKKYHPKYIEDNLRYVMRMDNKALGNVAGYIVKAIENNYADVSYEVESNDNPLYKLAIGNVASRIKELTSKDIKELEELYDHFIMMIQKVNPETKADIDELVRERERVLFNKFDSINQYRIDNRLPPISESDLEKTKVIQLYKKWYENHIDEMPF
- the xerS gene encoding tyrosine recombinase XerS → MGRQLTRQQQLHKERYQKHVNELPWYVQEYCEEMDHKSPSTLLNYVHDYKLFFQWLIRAGIAESTSTKDIPIEVLANLRRKEAEAFFKHVKNTEYEVKKGVTRFPDQKSIDRKIVALKSLFKYLTTQSEDDNGECYFYRNVMAKIETHSKKETQSARAKKIGSEILSKRDDRALLSFIANEYLNLVAGTRKESYFLRDRERDLAIMSLFLGSGIRVSELANIRYDSFDFRKQQLSVIRKGGKEDTIVVTPSALDDVKEYMNIRSERYKAPKDEGPLFVSLYAGSYKPMSERTIQDIVYKYTEAFTSGKKMSPHKLRHTYAKNLYDSTNNLVRVMSQLGHTSVETTTLYTVIDMDETRDDVNKMDEE
- the hepT gene encoding type VII toxin-antitoxin system HepT family RNase toxin, which gives rise to MKNDLILQKTNLIKHSINRVFEVYENNYNTLNDETKQESILLNIQRACEASIYIGMHIVTERRLGLPQNSHDAFQFLQENNIISEDMSSRMRVMVDFRNTIVHNYQSIELDYLHEIIEKHLINFTTFTKCIIKDLSSNENY
- a CDS encoding Fic family protein, which produces MELDSYRPLPHDAIDNLRNVYRVEMTYHSNAIEGNTLSLIETKMVIEEGLTIGGKQLREHFEAINHSEAIDFIEEHSEKDEPISEATIKDIHYLILKNIDNTNAGKYRQINVRISGSEHTPPHFLQVENEMKKLIDWYNLNKNVLHPVELAALFHFKFVFIHSFSDGNGRTSRLLMNLILMKFGYPPAIIKADSTIRLEYYNTLEIASVNNNTEPFVNLIAMSVEESINRYLDTVR